TACTTGCTCCGTCGGTAGTTCAAACATTGTGATCCAAAGTCGTAACCAAGCCAGTGAAGATGTTCATCCAGAGTTTTCTACTGCTATTGGCAATTGGTTTCCTGTCTGCAGGACGAGTTCCTCGACCGGAGGAAAGGATTATCGGTGGGCAGAACATTGAAATCGAACAGGCTCCTTGGCAGGTGTCCCTACAAGTGAATGGGAAACCCCATTGTGGAGGCTCTATTTACAGCAAGGACATTATCATAACTGCTGCCCACTGCCGTTTTGATAAAGAAAGACGCCGACTGGAGGCAAAAGATTTCCTAATTCGCGTGGGCTCGTCGTTGTTGAACTCCAATGGAACCCTTGTCAAAGTGGCCGCCATAAGGTCTCACGAGAGTTTTGACTTCAAAAGAAATGGTTTCAACGACATTGCTATCATGAGATTGAGTGAACCACTTAAGTTCACCAGCAAAGTACAGAGTATCCCTTTGGCCAAGAGGAATCCTGCTCCTGGAACAGTTGCAATGGTTTCCGGCTGGGGAGCAACATCAGCATTACCTTCACACAATGGCTATCCGGTGTTATCATATCCTATAAATCTTCAACGCGTATACAATCAAATACGAAATCGGAAATATTGCAGTATATTTCCTACTATGTCCAAGAATAATATTTGCGCCGGAACTTATGGAAAAACGACTTGTAGCGGGGACTCTGGTGGACCATTGGTTGTTAATCAAGAACTTGTGGGTGTCGTCTCAGGAGGGTTTAAATTTTGCGATGGTTTTTCAGTCTATGCAAGTGTCCCTTCGTTTCGATCCTGGATTCTAAATGCCGTTGCATCTATTTAATCAaaagttttgaattttaaactaaagcaaaaagataaatatgtttcatgtttaccttatatgtaCCTTTTATAAACGAGGGcgtaaaaatgtataaaataaacatttccatccaaataaacaaaatgtaaaattttcaattctatttttcaattatgaTATTGTTAccgattttattaaagttgaaatcgtaattctaaaatagtAAACCATTACATATACATCgtacaaaatgaaaacagcaaagttctcattttgtttcatatatttttctgattgttcctatgggatctTTTATATCGCCGTCCGATCCGGCCCGTTCCGAGTTATAATCTCCCTGTATAAGAACCAagacttttggaaaagtttcatccatataacttaaaaacggacggacggacatgacTAGATCAACtttctagtgatgctgattaagAATTATTCACCTTAAAGGTTCCTCGACCGGTGGAAAGGACTATCGGTGGGCAGAACATTGATAATCCTTGGCATTTGTCCCTACAAGTTAATGGGTACCACTACAGTGGAGACTCCATTTACAGCAAGGATCAAAACGGCAGTGGGCTGCAGTTATGATGACACAGAACGCCGACTGGAGGGCAAAGATTTCGTGTGGGATCGCCATTGAAAAACTCGAAAGGAACCCTTGTCAAAGTGGCCGCCATAAGATCTCAAGAGAATTTTATATCAACGATATTGCCTTCTTGCGCTTGAGTGAGCCTCTTAATTTCACGAACAAAGTAGAGAGTATTCCTTTGGCCAAGAAGAATCCTGCTCCTGGAACATATGCAATGGTTTCCGGTTGGGGACTATTGTTAGAATCGTCTACTTTTAATGGCTACCCGGTGTATGGGTCTAT
The sequence above is a segment of the Drosophila gunungcola strain Sukarami unplaced genomic scaffold, Dgunungcola_SK_2 000060F, whole genome shotgun sequence genome. Coding sequences within it:
- the LOC128264210 gene encoding trypsin beta-like translates to MFIQSFLLLLAIGFLSAGRVPRPEERIIGGQNIEIEQAPWQVSLQVNGKPHCGGSIYSKDIIITAAHCRFDKERRRLEAKDFLIRVGSSLLNSNGTLVKVAAIRSHESFDFKRNGFNDIAIMRLSEPLKFTSKVQSIPLAKRNPAPGTVAMVSGWGATSALPSHNGYPVLSYPINLQRVYNQIRNRKYCSIFPTMSKNNICAGTYGKTTCSGDSGGPLVVNQELVGVVSGGFKFCDGFSVYASVPSFRSWILNAVASI